In Cytophagales bacterium, the following are encoded in one genomic region:
- a CDS encoding fasciclin domain-containing protein, which translates to MITSILIVWSCGSSTEQSSEAAQSPISHPRGQASVADDESDANILQVAMSSEAHTTLVAGVKAAEIEHVLVNAGPLTVFAPTNDAFDALPAGTLDDLLKPENKSTLASIITRHAAPGSYDQESLIKEAARGRKLYMATGDYLEVVVSGDEITVGGAKVLATIQTSNGVINVVDQVILPQ; encoded by the coding sequence ATGATAACAAGCATACTGATCGTATGGTCTTGTGGTTCTTCAACTGAGCAATCGTCGGAAGCTGCGCAATCACCGATTTCACATCCCAGAGGTCAGGCTTCTGTTGCCGATGATGAATCCGATGCTAATATCCTACAGGTAGCCATGTCGTCGGAGGCGCACACGACACTGGTCGCAGGTGTCAAAGCGGCGGAGATTGAACATGTTTTAGTGAACGCCGGTCCATTAACAGTTTTCGCTCCTACGAATGATGCTTTTGATGCGCTTCCTGCGGGAACATTGGATGATCTGTTAAAACCAGAAAACAAGAGCACTTTGGCCTCGATCATTACCCGGCATGCTGCTCCCGGGTCTTACGATCAGGAGAGTTTGATCAAAGAAGCAGCACGTGGTAGAAAGTTATACATGGCCACTGGAGATTATTTGGAAGTGGTCGTGTCAGGAGATGAAATAACAGTAGGCGGGGCCAAGGTGCTCGCTACCATCCAAACGTCAAACGGCGTGATCAACGTAGTGGATCAAGTCATTTTACCTCAATAA
- a CDS encoding cytochrome c — MNELKTYLWTSLIVLLIYACGGGQSRIDKIKEQSVAKPEDPFVAWQSNHGVGPVAAFELPMEIDAVLAAEGQAVFEGKCSACHKPAKRFIGPPPKGILENRTPAWIMNMILNPEEMVKNDPMAKQLLIEFNGSPMANQNLTQEEARAVLEYFRTL; from the coding sequence ATGAATGAACTGAAAACCTATTTGTGGACATCCCTGATTGTGCTCCTGATATACGCATGTGGAGGAGGGCAAAGTCGCATTGATAAAATCAAGGAACAATCCGTGGCAAAGCCTGAGGATCCGTTTGTCGCATGGCAATCCAATCATGGCGTGGGTCCGGTTGCAGCATTTGAGTTGCCGATGGAAATTGATGCTGTTCTGGCTGCAGAAGGTCAGGCAGTATTTGAAGGCAAGTGCAGTGCATGTCATAAGCCAGCAAAGCGATTCATAGGCCCGCCACCAAAAGGAATTCTGGAAAACAGGACACCAGCCTGGATCATGAACATGATCTTGAATCCTGAGGAGATGGTCAAGAATGACCCAATGGCTAAACAATTGTTGATCGAATTCAATGGATCTCCAATGGCCAATCAAAACCTAACCCAAGAGGAAGCCCGTGCTGTACTCGAATACTTTAGAACACTATGA
- a CDS encoding Rrf2 family transcriptional regulator has protein sequence MFSRACEYAIKIMIYIASNQQENRKTGLKEVTEAIGSPEAFTAKILQQLVKSGLLESYKGPSGGFLLSQREVKLRDIVATIDGNKLMEKCVLGFDECGSENPCPVHDKFALVRRQINETLLSIDVRDQSLGQKLVDK, from the coding sequence ATGTTTTCAAGAGCTTGTGAGTATGCGATTAAAATCATGATTTACATCGCTTCTAATCAGCAGGAAAATAGAAAAACGGGATTAAAAGAAGTGACGGAGGCCATTGGATCTCCAGAAGCTTTTACGGCAAAAATATTGCAGCAGCTAGTGAAGAGTGGTTTGTTAGAATCGTATAAAGGTCCTTCAGGTGGGTTTTTACTTAGCCAAAGAGAGGTCAAACTGCGTGATATTGTTGCAACAATAGATGGCAATAAACTCATGGAAAAGTGTGTACTTGGATTTGATGAATGTGGGAGTGAAAATCCATGCCCGGTACACGACAAGTTTGCATTAGTGAGGCGACAGATAAATGAAACGCTGTTATCCATTGATGTTAGGGATCAATCCCTGGGTCAGAAATTAGTTGATAAATAA
- a CDS encoding helix-turn-helix transcriptional regulator: MKDTNLGAFEELVLLAVGSLGDNAYGVTIKDALVEQTGRAPSIGSLHSALYRLEGKGYLTSEDGGATNERGGRRKRYFQLSSSGKKALEAAHELRTAFSSKIPGLNLKNS; the protein is encoded by the coding sequence ATGAAGGATACAAATCTTGGCGCTTTTGAAGAATTGGTACTGCTTGCCGTGGGCTCGCTTGGTGACAATGCTTATGGCGTAACCATTAAGGATGCATTAGTGGAACAAACAGGACGAGCCCCCAGTATTGGCTCCCTGCACTCTGCCCTTTATCGGCTGGAAGGAAAAGGCTACTTGACTTCAGAAGACGGTGGGGCTACAAACGAAAGAGGTGGCCGTAGAAAAAGGTATTTCCAACTGTCTTCCTCCGGGAAAAAAGCACTGGAAGCTGCTCATGAGCTAAGAACAGCTTTCTCCTCAAAAATCCCTGGCCTTAACCTTAAAAACAGCTAA
- a CDS encoding ABC transporter permease codes for MKSSKTTPPLLLDWFISGICKHEVFEIVQGDLYELYERNLKKHGALKARLLYIRDALTILRPTLLKQLEGNYQLNPYGMFKNHFKTSCRNLKRNPLFTIINAVGLAISMSVGIMIIVFLSELYSVDDFHEQKDQIYRVTTTQPGLMGDQIDHLATASYFVADQAKSEIPEVEKVAVMSWRFKADVTFSDKRVALSGFYATPSFLDILSYPLQIGHPQSALDQPESVLLTASAANKLFPDTDPIGQWVDLAGLGNFNKGLVTGILKDPPANSYLDFDIVLPMQSNPMISTQFRSNPNNTFENYVYLLLNDHADVEEVATKIAALLAEHPYDMSRVKHTLEPMGSFITGAKMNANGPTFSSRNVDMMVGLTLIVLLSACFNYTNLSLGRSLRRLKEISIRKVNGATRSQLFTQLIVEAILVSLLALILGIALFLIARPLLLSQVNDLLQDRSFFLLNLSWIKISYFTLFALIIGLIAGFFPSWILSRLKTSLLLNDAGKIKLLPGMSARKVLITFQFSLSIGLIMCAVMVYQQYKFAIHYDLGFQTENIVNVNIHGDYMELLEQDYKSLPQVLSTARSQAVLGLRGGQFGNAISEDFQDTTMYSCNYVGGNYFDLHEFTPVEGSVFFKTDSANSIIVNQSFLKALNLDTAENAIGTKVRLRDDQQTIVSIQGVVSDFMGVSLDFQMPAPFVFFPMASGQKGTLGLKIATDDLLATMTLLEKYYQKYDLVHPFNAQLYDDQLASNYQQLQSSYTLISLLAFLAISISTLGLIGIAIYTLESRLKEISIRKVLGANTQSLILLLSKGFLIMISLATILAVPVALHVVDEMLLQSFFHRIDIGLLEISSGFVIVLLIAALAVCTQVRRVSVQKPSEFLRDE; via the coding sequence ATGAAGTCTTCCAAAACAACTCCTCCTCTGTTGCTTGACTGGTTCATATCAGGCATATGCAAGCATGAGGTCTTCGAAATCGTGCAGGGTGATTTATATGAATTGTATGAAAGAAATCTGAAAAAACATGGAGCGCTTAAGGCAAGACTCCTCTACATAAGAGACGCCTTGACGATCCTGCGCCCTACGCTCTTAAAACAACTTGAAGGTAATTACCAACTCAATCCTTACGGCATGTTCAAGAATCATTTCAAAACTTCGTGCAGAAACCTCAAACGCAACCCCCTATTCACGATCATCAACGCGGTAGGCCTGGCCATCAGCATGTCGGTGGGGATCATGATAATCGTATTCTTATCCGAACTATACAGTGTTGATGACTTTCATGAGCAGAAAGACCAGATATATCGAGTAACCACTACCCAACCCGGCCTTATGGGAGATCAAATTGATCACCTGGCAACCGCCTCCTATTTTGTCGCGGATCAGGCCAAATCAGAAATTCCTGAAGTCGAAAAGGTTGCGGTGATGAGTTGGCGATTCAAAGCTGATGTAACTTTTTCCGATAAGCGCGTGGCGTTATCCGGTTTCTATGCGACTCCTTCTTTTTTAGACATACTTTCTTATCCTTTACAAATTGGACATCCGCAATCCGCGCTTGACCAACCTGAATCCGTCTTACTGACGGCCTCTGCAGCCAATAAGCTCTTTCCTGATACTGATCCTATAGGGCAATGGGTTGACCTGGCAGGTCTGGGAAATTTTAATAAAGGCCTGGTTACCGGAATTCTGAAAGACCCACCTGCCAATTCTTATCTGGATTTTGATATCGTGTTACCCATGCAATCCAATCCCATGATCAGCACGCAATTCAGGAGCAATCCAAATAACACCTTTGAAAATTATGTCTACTTATTATTGAATGATCACGCTGATGTGGAGGAAGTAGCAACAAAAATAGCTGCGCTACTGGCGGAACACCCGTATGATATGTCAAGGGTCAAACACACACTGGAACCCATGGGTAGTTTCATTACCGGCGCCAAGATGAATGCCAATGGGCCTACTTTTTCATCCCGTAACGTTGACATGATGGTAGGTTTAACTCTCATTGTCTTATTATCTGCCTGCTTTAATTACACCAACCTCTCACTCGGACGTTCCCTGAGACGACTAAAAGAGATCAGTATAAGAAAGGTGAACGGAGCAACCCGCTCCCAGCTCTTTACACAACTCATTGTAGAAGCTATTTTGGTTTCATTGCTGGCTTTGATACTGGGAATCGCACTTTTTCTCATTGCCAGGCCATTATTATTGTCCCAGGTGAATGACTTGTTACAGGATAGGTCTTTCTTCTTATTGAACCTATCCTGGATCAAGATCAGTTATTTCACCTTGTTCGCGTTGATCATTGGTCTCATAGCTGGGTTTTTCCCTTCCTGGATCCTATCCAGACTTAAGACAAGCCTGTTGCTCAATGATGCCGGAAAGATTAAACTGCTTCCAGGCATGAGTGCGCGAAAGGTATTGATCACCTTCCAATTTAGCCTATCCATCGGTTTGATCATGTGTGCTGTCATGGTGTATCAGCAATACAAGTTTGCCATCCATTATGATCTGGGATTCCAAACCGAAAACATCGTCAACGTAAATATCCACGGAGATTACATGGAGCTACTGGAACAAGACTACAAGTCTTTACCACAAGTGCTTAGCACTGCTCGATCACAAGCAGTATTAGGATTACGTGGTGGGCAATTTGGAAATGCTATCTCTGAGGACTTCCAGGATACGACCATGTATTCCTGCAATTACGTTGGCGGAAACTACTTTGACTTACATGAGTTTACGCCTGTTGAGGGCTCAGTTTTCTTCAAAACTGACAGTGCAAATTCAATCATCGTCAACCAGTCTTTCCTAAAGGCACTGAATCTTGATACTGCCGAAAATGCCATTGGAACCAAAGTAAGACTAAGAGACGACCAACAGACCATTGTTAGTATTCAAGGTGTAGTAAGTGATTTCATGGGTGTATCACTGGATTTCCAAATGCCAGCCCCATTTGTCTTTTTTCCAATGGCTTCCGGTCAAAAAGGCACGCTGGGACTAAAAATTGCGACGGACGACTTACTGGCCACCATGACATTACTTGAAAAATATTATCAAAAATATGACCTTGTACATCCGTTCAATGCACAGCTATACGATGACCAACTGGCGTCCAATTATCAGCAACTCCAATCGAGCTATACGCTCATCTCTCTGCTGGCATTCCTGGCGATTTCCATTTCTACATTAGGATTGATTGGCATTGCGATATATACCCTTGAAAGCCGATTGAAAGAAATAAGTATTCGAAAAGTACTGGGAGCCAATACCCAGAGCCTGATCCTACTACTTTCAAAAGGATTTCTAATCATGATCAGCCTTGCCACCATCCTGGCAGTTCCGGTGGCATTACATGTCGTGGATGAAATGTTATTGCAGTCCTTTTTTCACCGTATTGATATCGGTTTACTGGAAATTTCTTCAGGCTTTGTGATCGTATTGCTGATCGCTGCATTGGCGGTATGCACGCAGGTTCGACGAGTCTCTGTTCAAAAACCATCGGAGTTTCTCAGAGATGAATAA
- a CDS encoding cytochrome c, with amino-acid sequence MLKKKIIRRLSILMISISLALLSIVLLTVFEYTAVAEVREHFTEVDQQDTLAYGKLLFETRGCASCHSIEPEIESLAPNLYGVSSRQTEEYIRESIVDPDAEIVSGYEDVIMPDFSQILDEDQINALVGYVITFGK; translated from the coding sequence ATGCTCAAAAAGAAAATTATCCGTCGACTTTCCATTCTGATGATATCCATCTCCCTGGCCTTACTCTCTATCGTTTTACTGACCGTTTTTGAATATACGGCCGTTGCAGAGGTCAGGGAGCACTTTACCGAAGTAGACCAACAAGACACCCTGGCCTACGGCAAACTCTTGTTTGAAACCAGGGGCTGTGCTAGCTGCCATTCCATTGAACCGGAAATAGAAAGCCTGGCCCCAAACTTGTATGGCGTTTCCTCAAGGCAAACGGAGGAGTACATCAGAGAGTCCATTGTTGATCCGGATGCTGAGATTGTTTCTGGCTATGAAGACGTGATCATGCCTGACTTTAGTCAGATTTTAGATGAAGATCAGATCAATGCCCTTGTGGGGTATGTCATCACTTTTGGAAAGTGA
- a CDS encoding helix-turn-helix domain-containing protein has product MSEVLSFNDLWPLLIGAAAVVHCCFLGVVLLKLSKKKSNQLLSATLLLLALRMVACLAGLIYPTIESIGIYLGAVAFAATGPLVHFYLIALWHPSFMWHKSQRLHFIPALLILLSTPFVNVYIIFSLYTLALLSLTIYVVANLFRLKKHKVQLATDQDRWKWTQQFLIGMMILLFLFHAQSFFFDATVYQGIIVGATFVLYAITILSIKRVKLFMAEPKKRDKKLQLLELGQQIEILIRKEHVFTNSSLTVATIAKELNVPAYLASQAINTHFERSFPEILNDLRIHKAEQLLTDASKSHYTVEAIAYESGFSTLSAFYTTFKKVNEKTPTEYRNGK; this is encoded by the coding sequence ATGTCAGAAGTTCTATCATTCAATGATTTGTGGCCGCTATTGATTGGAGCTGCAGCAGTTGTCCATTGCTGCTTTCTAGGAGTGGTCCTGCTAAAGCTTAGTAAAAAGAAGTCCAATCAACTACTTTCGGCGACTCTACTCTTGTTGGCGCTAAGAATGGTGGCCTGCCTCGCCGGATTGATCTATCCGACGATTGAATCCATAGGCATTTACCTTGGGGCCGTCGCTTTTGCTGCTACAGGACCATTAGTACACTTTTATTTAATTGCGCTATGGCATCCTTCGTTTATGTGGCATAAATCCCAACGATTACATTTTATACCTGCCCTACTGATTCTGCTGTCCACGCCATTTGTCAATGTTTATATCATTTTTAGCTTATACACCCTGGCTTTACTTAGCCTGACGATTTATGTAGTCGCAAACTTATTCCGATTGAAAAAGCATAAGGTCCAGTTGGCAACTGATCAGGACAGATGGAAGTGGACCCAACAATTTTTGATCGGAATGATGATTTTGCTCTTCTTGTTTCATGCACAATCTTTCTTCTTTGATGCTACGGTCTATCAAGGCATCATTGTGGGAGCAACTTTTGTTTTGTATGCTATAACGATTTTATCGATCAAACGGGTAAAGCTGTTTATGGCCGAACCGAAGAAACGCGATAAAAAATTGCAGCTCCTGGAACTAGGCCAACAGATTGAAATCCTAATTCGAAAGGAACATGTTTTCACCAATTCATCATTAACTGTAGCGACTATAGCCAAGGAACTCAATGTTCCTGCATATTTAGCTTCTCAAGCGATCAATACACATTTCGAAAGAAGTTTTCCTGAGATTCTCAATGACTTAAGAATCCATAAAGCAGAACAACTCCTTACTGATGCGAGTAAGAGCCACTATACCGTAGAAGCCATTGCCTACGAGAGTGGATTCAGCACTCTATCTGCCTTCTACACCACCTTTAAGAAAGTGAATGAGAAAACTCCTACGGAATATCGAAATGGAAAATGA
- a CDS encoding response regulator codes for MKTVLFVDDEEMNLFILNRLFSNDFNVITASSAAEGIEVIKEQLDEIDVVVTDLKMPEVSGLQMLNEVEDLLQEKPKFLLTGYNYHAEIDEALASKKITGVFKKPFDFEEIRGVLQEQFK; via the coding sequence ATGAAGACAGTGCTATTTGTAGATGATGAGGAAATGAACCTCTTTATCCTGAATCGGTTATTCAGCAATGATTTTAATGTGATCACGGCCAGCTCTGCCGCTGAAGGCATTGAAGTGATCAAAGAACAATTGGACGAGATCGATGTGGTGGTCACGGATTTAAAAATGCCAGAAGTCAGTGGATTGCAAATGCTCAATGAAGTGGAGGATTTGCTGCAAGAAAAACCAAAGTTCTTGCTTACCGGATACAATTATCATGCGGAAATAGATGAGGCACTGGCCAGTAAAAAGATCACCGGAGTTTTTAAGAAACCATTCGATTTCGAAGAGATCCGTGGGGTTTTGCAGGAACAGTTTAAATGA